The sequence TATTGGGGGACTGCAATTTGACACCTATGAAGGATTCGAGGCCGAATGCCTCGATTTCTGCAACGATTTTCCCCGGCGCATTGCCGAGTATGAGCAGATCCTTAGCGACAATCGAATCTGGATCGGGCGGACCCGTGGCATTGGCATCCTGAAGGCCGAGGATGCGATTGCCCTCGGAGTGACCGGGCCGGTGCTGCGCGGCTCCGGAGTGAAGTTCGATATTCGGAAGGCTTTCCCGTACGAGTGTTACGCCGATTTGGATTTTGATATCCCGATCGGGGAGATGGGCGATACTTACGACCGGTACCTGGTGCGAAACGAGGAAATGCGGCAGTCGCGGCGCATCGTGATGCAGGCCATCGAAAAGCTGCCGGACGGTCCCGTCATGGGAAAGGTCACCAAGGTCATTCGCCCCCCGGCGGGAGAGGTCTATCACGCCATCGAGGCGCCCAAGGGAGAGCTGGGTTTCTTCGTCGTGAGTGACGGGACGACCACGCCGTACCGCACGCGCATCCGGCCGCCCTCGTTTGTGAACCTCCAGGCTTTGCCGTCCATGGTGCGCGGGCAGCTGGTGGCCGATGTGGTGGCCATTATCGGCACGATCGATATCGTTTTAGGGGAGATTGACCGGTGATCGAAAGCCGACTCCCGGGCAAAACGGACGACCTTGTTTCGATCGCAGGGGTTCAACGCTTGCCATTCCTGATGATTCCACTCTCCAGGTTCTGACTAAAAATCTCATGGTTGAATTTTTCCTGATTCCTGCGGCGCAAATCCTCATCATCTTCCTGGTCCTCGTGCTCTTTGTGGCATACACCACATATCTCGAGCGGAAGGTGGTGGCGTTCATGCAGGTCCGCCTCGGCCCCATGCGCGTCGGTCCATACGGGCTGCTACAGCCCATCGCCGATGCCGTGAAGCTGATGTTCAAGGAAGATATCATTCCGGCGGGGGCCGACAAGTGGCTCTTCATGTTTGCCCCGGTGATCACGATGATTCCGGCCTTTGCGGTCTTCTCCGTGATCCCCTTCAGCGACAGCCATACCACGGTGTTTGGATATCCGGTTCATCTCTACATCACGGATGTCAACGTGGGAATCCTGTTTGTTCTCGCCTTGTCCTCGATTGGGGTGTTCGGGATCATCCTGGGGGGATGGGCATCGAACTCCAAATATCCCTTGCTCGGCTCACTGCGCTCCGCTGCCCAGATGGTGAGCTATGAAGTGGCCATGGGTTTTGCCATCGTCAGCGTCCTGATTTACTCGCGCTCGCTCTCCATGATCGACATCGTGAATGCCCAGAAGGACATGGGATGGTGGTTCGCGATCATTCAGCCCGTCGGGTTTCTTATTTATCTGATTTGCGGGGTGGCTGAAACCAACCGGGCCCCTTTTGATCTCCCCGAAGCTGAGTCGGAACTGGTGGCCGGGTTTCACACCGAGTACAGCGGGTTCCGGTTCGCCATCTATTTCCTGGCGGAATACGCCAACATGATCTTGATCTCTTCGATTGCTGTAACACTCTTCTGGGGAGGATGGTTGTCGCCCTTCCCGAACGTTAAGGCCCTCTCCTTCCTGCAGGTGGTTCCGGGGGTGGTCTGGTTCTTTTTGAAGGTATATTTCTTCATCTATTTGTATATCTGGTTGCGGGCCACGCTGCCGCGTTTTCGTTATGACCAGTTGATGAGGGTGGGATGGAAATACCTGATCCCGATTTCGATCGGAAATGTCATCCTGACAGCGGTTCTTAGGTTATACTTTCGCACTTAGTTCCCATTGTAGGGGCGCACTGTCCGCCGCGGCGGACGCCCCTCCTGAGCACGGAAAGCTGGTGAATTCCGAACCATGTATCGTGTGACAACTTTCAAACCCAAGAGCTTCATCTCGGAGTTTTTCAAATCGATTTTCCTGATCGACTTTATCAAGGGCCTGGTCGTCACCTTTTACTATCAGAAGCCCAGTGAAAACATCACGGAACAGTATCCCAAGGAACGGCCCAGCGTGGCGGAGCGCTTTCGGGGCGCGCCGCGATTAAACAAGGATCCGGAAAACGGCGAGACGTTGTGCATCGCCTGCAAGCTTTGCCAGCTCGCCTGTC comes from Terriglobia bacterium and encodes:
- a CDS encoding NADH-quinone oxidoreductase subunit D, which codes for MADVEEKVITAPHDHDTFLDSSELVINMGPQHPATHGVYRVRLHLDGEKVLGAESYIGYLHRGVEKLGEHGDYRHYGPILDRMDYVASVSNNLGYCEAVEKLLGVQVPPRAQYLRVILTELQRIASHLVWLGTHAMDIGAMTIFLYCFREREKILNIFEKYFGARLTTNSFRIGGLQFDTYEGFEAECLDFCNDFPRRIAEYEQILSDNRIWIGRTRGIGILKAEDAIALGVTGPVLRGSGVKFDIRKAFPYECYADLDFDIPIGEMGDTYDRYLVRNEEMRQSRRIVMQAIEKLPDGPVMGKVTKVIRPPAGEVYHAIEAPKGELGFFVVSDGTTTPYRTRIRPPSFVNLQALPSMVRGQLVADVVAIIGTIDIVLGEIDR
- the nuoH gene encoding NADH-quinone oxidoreductase subunit NuoH; protein product: MVEFFLIPAAQILIIFLVLVLFVAYTTYLERKVVAFMQVRLGPMRVGPYGLLQPIADAVKLMFKEDIIPAGADKWLFMFAPVITMIPAFAVFSVIPFSDSHTTVFGYPVHLYITDVNVGILFVLALSSIGVFGIILGGWASNSKYPLLGSLRSAAQMVSYEVAMGFAIVSVLIYSRSLSMIDIVNAQKDMGWWFAIIQPVGFLIYLICGVAETNRAPFDLPEAESELVAGFHTEYSGFRFAIYFLAEYANMILISSIAVTLFWGGWLSPFPNVKALSFLQVVPGVVWFFLKVYFFIYLYIWLRATLPRFRYDQLMRVGWKYLIPISIGNVILTAVLRLYFRT
- a CDS encoding NADH-quinone oxidoreductase subunit I, with protein sequence MYRVTTFKPKSFISEFFKSIFLIDFIKGLVVTFYYQKPSENITEQYPKERPSVAERFRGAPRLNKDPENGETLCIACKLCQLACPIDCIEVGSEKIEKKNILTTFTYDIGHCMYCGLCEDACPTPALELTQDFELATYQRDFIWDRKRLEDGPVITKYKR